Proteins co-encoded in one Pseudophryne corroboree isolate aPseCor3 chromosome 1, aPseCor3.hap2, whole genome shotgun sequence genomic window:
- the LOC134897182 gene encoding programmed cell death 1 ligand 1-like, whose protein sequence is MHSTILKAILLWNCCTVLNALFTVQTMKSQYTVEYGSDVTMECHFPMTSESDVKNLNVLWKHSRDNEKSVELVKYLNGREVLILQDKDYTDRVKLLSHELYNGRAVLQIRNVTITDAGQYFCIISSQGSDYKMITLEVQAPYKEITTRVTDVVTLSGETMKEISCQSFGYPEAEVTWQSDRGNLSLVPNTSYTLTDERLFNVTSVIRILDAANRTFTCLFWNKAIKNSTWLTFTLPVSETNSKEKSRDWIFAAVTVIILLILTVTVLIVLGRWKSLSVKGTNLYNNIHTNETHCINASMLSTGKCSDHNSEHTAIEVENT, encoded by the exons ATGCACAGCACTATTCTGAAAGCCATTCTCTTGTGGAATTGTTGCACTGTTCTTAATG CATTATTTACGGTGCAGACCATGAAATCGCAGTACACTGTGGAATATGGGAGTGATGTCACCATGGAATGCCATTTCCCAATGACATCGGAATCTGATGTAAAAAATTTGAATGTTTTATGGAAACACAGCAGAGATAATGAGAAAAGCGTAGAACTAGTGAAGTATTTAAATGGCAGGGAAGTCCTAATATTGCAAGACAAAGACTACACAGACCGAGTGAAACTTTTATCACATGAACTGTATAATGGCCGCGCTGTTCTGCAAATACGTAACGTGACGATTACTGATGCTGGACAATATTTTTGCATTATATCCTCTCAAGGATCCGACTATAAAATGATTACTCTGGAAGTACAAG CTCCATACAAAGAAATAACAACACGAGTCACAGATGTGGTCACCTTGTCAGGAGAGACAATGAAGgagatttcctgtcaatcattcggaTATCCAGAGGCTGAGGTCACCTGGCAGAGTGACAGAGGGAACCTGAGCCTTGTCCCTAACACCAGCTACACTCTAACTGATGAAAGACTGTTTAATGTCACCAGTGTCATCAGAATCTTGGACGCAGCTAATAGGACGTTCACCTGCTTATTTTGGAACAAAGCAATTAAAAACTCAACATGGCTAACATTTACTTTACCAG TGTCAGAAACTAACAGTAAAGAGAAAAGCAGAGATTGGATATTTGCTGCTGTCACTGTCATAATATTACTTATACTAACTGTTACTGTGCTAATAGTACTCG GTCGCTGGAAAAGTCTTTCTGTGAAGGGAACAAACTTATACAACAACATACATACAAATGAGACTCACTGTATTAATGCCAGTATGTTGTCTACCGGAAAATGTTCTGACCACAACTCTGAACATACTGCCATAG AAGTTGAAAACACATAA